In Lautropia mirabilis, one DNA window encodes the following:
- the coaD gene encoding pantetheine-phosphate adenylyltransferase: MSLVVYPGTFDPLTLGHQDVVNRVAAHHESVVVAISDSRTNTLFTMAERVDMAKAILVGLPNVRVMSFSGLVTDFARDIGANLIVRGLRDASDFDYERRMASLNRILQPTIDTHFIIPDDRYQSITGTLVREIAMMGGDVRAFVNPVVLAALQEKYLKRQQEPRKESR, from the coding sequence ATGTCCCTCGTCGTCTACCCCGGAACCTTCGACCCGCTGACCCTGGGCCACCAGGACGTCGTGAACCGCGTCGCTGCCCATCACGAATCCGTCGTCGTCGCCATCTCCGACAGCCGCACCAACACCCTGTTCACCATGGCCGAACGCGTCGACATGGCCAAGGCCATCCTGGTGGGGCTGCCCAACGTGCGCGTCATGTCCTTCTCCGGGCTTGTCACCGACTTCGCCCGCGACATCGGCGCCAACCTCATCGTGCGCGGCCTGCGTGACGCCAGCGACTTCGACTACGAGCGCCGCATGGCCAGCCTCAACCGCATCCTGCAGCCCACCATCGACACCCACTTCATCATCCCCGACGACCGCTACCAGTCCATCACCGGAACCCTGGTGCGGGAAATCGCCATGATGGGCGGCGACGTGCGCGCCTTCGTCAACCCTGTGGTGCTTGCCGCCCTGCAGGAAAAATACCTCAAGCGCCAGCAGGAACCGCGCAAGGAGAGCCGCTGA
- the rsmD gene encoding 16S rRNA (guanine(966)-N(2))-methyltransferase RsmD, whose protein sequence is MSSRIRIIGGQWKRRLLPVPDSPGLRPTPDRVRETLFNWLGQDLSGWHCLDLFAGSGALGFEAASRGAARVLMVEQNPAIARGLNASVQQLGAGGCIEVIRADAARWLDQRPPMLQDLILLDPPFRAGWLPRILPAVLPWLAPHGLVYVEADHAITDDWLAQQGCNSLAVIRAGKAGQVHYQLLTSEPCPSSSTPEPSTR, encoded by the coding sequence ATGTCCTCCCGCATTCGCATCATCGGCGGCCAATGGAAGCGCCGCCTGCTGCCCGTGCCCGACTCGCCGGGCCTGCGGCCCACCCCCGACCGCGTGCGCGAGACCCTGTTCAACTGGCTGGGCCAGGATCTTTCCGGCTGGCATTGCCTGGATCTCTTCGCCGGCTCAGGGGCCCTGGGCTTCGAGGCCGCCTCGCGCGGGGCCGCCCGCGTTCTGATGGTCGAACAGAACCCTGCCATCGCCCGTGGCCTGAATGCCAGCGTCCAGCAGCTCGGGGCAGGGGGCTGCATCGAGGTCATCCGCGCCGACGCCGCCCGCTGGCTTGACCAGCGCCCGCCCATGCTGCAGGATTTGATCCTGCTGGACCCCCCCTTCCGGGCCGGCTGGCTGCCGCGCATCCTGCCCGCCGTCCTGCCTTGGCTGGCGCCCCACGGCCTTGTCTACGTCGAGGCCGATCACGCCATCACCGACGACTGGCTGGCCCAGCAGGGCTGCAACAGCCTGGCCGTCATCCGCGCCGGCAAGGCCGGACAGGTCCATTATCAGCTGCTTACTTCCGAACCATGTCCCTCGTCGTCTACCCCGGAACCTTCGACCCGCTGA
- the ftsY gene encoding signal recognition particle-docking protein FtsY, giving the protein MPTPRAEAPLAGVPHVPSAEVSEAPRPQSTPVEAAPALKETVAAKEAAAPVEAVAPQVPAEPVVEVPPPEAVVSAPTVEAPTQQAPSVPAVSEDASAPTSGEATTYGESEIVPPTQAMPEAVRPARAGWFARLRGGLARTRSQLGSIFSRNRIDETLYEELETALLASDTGYGTTTWLLDELRERAQRDRINDAATLKTALIDILTELLSPLEKPIDVDRADPLVMMITGVNGAGKTTSIGKLARHLHQIDQSVLLAAGDTFRAAAREQLARWGERNQVHVIANEGGDPAAVAFDAIKAGQARKVDVVMVDTAGRLPTQRHLMDELKKIRRVIGKAMDGAPHEVLLVLDGNTGQNMLAQVQAFDEAVQLTGLVVTKLDGTAKGGAIAALAHTRRDNPLPVYFIGVGEGVEDLQAFSAREFATALLD; this is encoded by the coding sequence ATGCCGACGCCGAGGGCCGAGGCGCCGCTGGCGGGTGTGCCGCATGTGCCATCGGCCGAGGTCTCCGAAGCACCACGGCCGCAGAGCACGCCGGTCGAGGCAGCCCCTGCTCTGAAGGAAACGGTTGCCGCGAAGGAAGCCGCTGCCCCGGTCGAGGCCGTGGCACCCCAGGTACCGGCCGAGCCGGTGGTGGAGGTACCCCCGCCTGAAGCGGTGGTGTCTGCACCGACGGTGGAGGCGCCCACACAGCAAGCGCCGTCCGTTCCGGCGGTGTCCGAGGATGCCAGCGCCCCGACTTCCGGCGAGGCCACAACTTATGGCGAAAGCGAGATCGTGCCGCCCACGCAAGCGATGCCGGAAGCGGTGCGGCCGGCGCGGGCTGGCTGGTTCGCGCGGCTGCGCGGGGGGCTGGCGCGCACGCGCTCGCAGCTGGGCAGCATCTTCAGCCGCAACCGGATCGACGAGACGCTGTACGAGGAGCTGGAGACGGCGCTGCTGGCCAGTGACACGGGCTATGGCACGACGACGTGGCTGCTGGATGAGCTGCGCGAGCGGGCCCAGCGCGACCGGATCAACGATGCGGCGACGCTGAAGACGGCGCTGATCGACATCCTGACGGAGCTTCTGTCGCCGCTGGAGAAGCCCATCGACGTGGACCGGGCCGATCCGCTGGTGATGATGATCACCGGGGTGAACGGGGCCGGCAAGACGACGTCGATCGGCAAGCTGGCGCGCCATCTGCACCAGATCGATCAGTCGGTGCTGCTGGCGGCGGGCGACACGTTCCGGGCGGCGGCACGCGAGCAGCTGGCGCGCTGGGGCGAGCGCAACCAGGTGCACGTGATTGCCAACGAGGGAGGCGATCCGGCCGCGGTGGCTTTCGATGCGATCAAGGCCGGGCAGGCGCGCAAGGTGGACGTGGTGATGGTGGACACGGCCGGCCGGCTGCCCACGCAGCGTCACCTGATGGACGAGCTGAAGAAGATCCGTCGGGTGATCGGCAAGGCGATGGACGGTGCGCCGCACGAGGTGCTGCTGGTGCTGGACGGCAATACCGGCCAGAACATGCTGGCGCAGGTGCAGGCCTTCGACGAGGCGGTGCAGCTGACGGGTCTGGTGGTGACGAAGCTGGACGGGACGGCCAAGGGCGGCGCCATTGCGGCCCTGGCGCACACGCGGCGTGACAACCCGCTGCCGGTGTACTTCATCGGCGTGGGCGAAGGCGTGGAAGACCTGCAGGCATTCAGCGCGCGCGAATTTGCCACGGCACTTCTGGACTGA
- the rfbF gene encoding glucose-1-phosphate cytidylyltransferase, producing MQAVILAGGFGTRISEESAVRPKPMVEIGGQPILWHIMKIYASHGINDFVICCGYKSHIIKQYFHEYAISRADVTFNLGTNEMQIHRNESEPWSVTLVETGQDSMTGGRIKRAAKYVKGDTFLCTYGDGVSNVDITASIEFHRKHGKEATVTAVQPPGRFGAFSLQADQTLVDSFMEKPQGDGAWINGGFFVLDRKVLDRIHGDDSVFEQEPMRSLSADGQLEAWRHTGFWQPMDTLRDKHVLEELWASGKAPWKSW from the coding sequence ATGCAAGCGGTCATTCTTGCCGGCGGCTTCGGCACCCGGATCAGCGAAGAAAGCGCGGTACGCCCCAAGCCGATGGTCGAGATCGGCGGGCAGCCCATTCTCTGGCACATCATGAAGATCTATGCCTCGCACGGCATCAATGACTTCGTGATCTGCTGCGGCTACAAGAGCCACATCATCAAGCAGTACTTCCACGAATACGCCATCTCGCGTGCGGACGTGACGTTCAACCTGGGCACGAACGAGATGCAGATCCACCGCAACGAGTCCGAACCGTGGTCGGTGACGCTGGTCGAGACGGGCCAGGATTCGATGACGGGAGGCCGCATCAAGCGGGCTGCCAAGTATGTGAAGGGTGACACCTTCCTTTGCACGTATGGTGATGGCGTGAGCAACGTCGACATCACCGCCTCCATCGAGTTCCACCGCAAGCACGGCAAGGAAGCGACGGTGACGGCCGTTCAGCCCCCGGGCCGCTTCGGGGCGTTCAGTCTGCAGGCCGACCAGACGCTGGTCGATTCGTTCATGGAGAAACCGCAGGGCGACGGCGCCTGGATCAACGGCGGCTTCTTCGTGCTGGATCGCAAGGTGCTGGACCGCATCCACGGTGATGATTCGGTGTTCGAGCAGGAGCCGATGCGTTCGCTGTCGGCCGATGGCCAGCTGGAGGCCTGGCGCCATACCGGCTTCTGGCAGCCGATGGACACGCTGCGCGACAAGCACGTGCTGGAAGAGCTGTGGGCTTCGGGCAAGGCGCCCTGGAAGTCCTGGTAA
- a CDS encoding 2OG-Fe(II) oxygenase family protein translates to MTTVYFDRKIDDDSRRRMIYDGDLFVYSANEHSLALIELARKLIVEAFPGLDPRTAQDHYPVEKFAEILSKLKPAFIHHPECKRIIPKMMEYIGCDLEETYFDVPRMRTSTSHNYLTSGIAYAFHAHRDTWYSAPMCQINWWIPIFEVNGGNAMTFHPEWFARETPNNSEIYNYQEWNAKQRFNAVTHVNKDTRPQPKLQEDIKLEPNVTVVTPPGGMLLFAAAHLHSSIPNQTGETRFSIDFRVVNRKDLRARDGAPNMDSRCTGSPINDYLQGTTLEHLPPDIQKMYLEPVTA, encoded by the coding sequence ATGACCACTGTCTACTTTGACCGGAAGATCGACGACGACAGCCGCCGCAGGATGATCTACGACGGCGACCTGTTCGTGTATTCCGCCAATGAGCATTCGCTGGCGCTGATCGAGCTGGCCCGCAAGCTGATTGTCGAGGCCTTCCCCGGTCTGGATCCGCGCACGGCGCAGGATCACTACCCGGTCGAGAAATTCGCCGAGATTCTCTCGAAGCTCAAGCCGGCCTTCATCCATCATCCGGAATGCAAGCGCATCATCCCGAAGATGATGGAGTACATCGGCTGTGATCTGGAAGAGACCTATTTCGACGTGCCGCGCATGCGCACGTCCACCAGCCACAATTACCTCACCAGCGGCATCGCCTATGCCTTCCATGCGCACCGCGACACCTGGTATTCGGCGCCGATGTGCCAGATCAACTGGTGGATTCCGATCTTCGAGGTGAACGGCGGCAACGCCATGACCTTCCATCCGGAGTGGTTCGCGCGCGAGACGCCGAACAATTCCGAGATTTACAACTACCAGGAATGGAATGCCAAGCAGCGCTTCAATGCGGTCACGCACGTGAACAAGGACACGCGCCCGCAGCCCAAGCTGCAGGAAGACATCAAGCTGGAGCCGAACGTGACGGTGGTGACACCGCCGGGCGGCATGCTGCTGTTTGCCGCCGCACACCTGCATTCGTCCATTCCGAACCAGACGGGCGAGACGCGCTTCTCGATCGATTTCCGGGTGGTGAACCGCAAGGACCTGCGTGCGCGTGACGGTGCACCCAACATGGATTCGCGCTGCACGGGCTCGCCGATCAATGACTATCTGCAGGGCACCACGCTGGAGCATCTGCCGCCGGACATCCAGAAGATGTATCTGGAGCCGGTCACGGCCTGA
- a CDS encoding glutamate-1-semialdehyde 2,1-aminomutase gives MNSNQKPNVSGMVERTCFDKSAALRKKVHDTIPGGAHTYAKGDDQYPERSPGFIERGKGCHIWDVDGNEFIEYGMGLRAVTLGHAYPSVIEAAYRQMQLGNNFNRPAPIELECAQMLQSLVSSAEMVKFAKDGSTVLTAALKLARAYTGRDLVAICSNSPFFSYNDWFIGTTAMDGGVSRVEVELTVKFNYNDIDSLQKLFEQYPNRIAMVLLEPARTEEPKDGFLQKVIDLAHRNGALVTLDETISGFRFHQGGAQTLYGVTPDMSCFGKALANGFSLSALTGKREVMELGGLFHDKERVFLLSTTHGAEGPSLAAAIETMRIYRDEPVIEHLYHVGERLRAGIEQVTADLGVSEYLSVAGRGCNLLYSTHDHEHKPSQPFRTLFMQELIRWGVLAPSFIVSYSHSEADIDYTIEAFSRAAKVYKKALEAGSTDGLLIGAPTKVVYRRYN, from the coding sequence ATGAACAGCAACCAGAAGCCGAACGTTTCCGGCATGGTGGAACGCACCTGCTTCGACAAGTCCGCAGCCCTGCGCAAGAAGGTTCACGACACCATTCCGGGTGGCGCACACACCTACGCCAAGGGCGATGACCAGTATCCCGAGCGCTCGCCCGGTTTCATCGAGCGCGGCAAGGGCTGCCACATCTGGGACGTGGACGGCAACGAATTCATCGAATACGGCATGGGCCTGCGCGCCGTCACCCTCGGCCACGCCTATCCGTCCGTCATCGAGGCGGCCTACCGGCAGATGCAGCTGGGCAACAACTTCAACCGCCCGGCCCCCATCGAGCTGGAATGCGCCCAGATGCTGCAGTCGCTGGTGTCCAGCGCCGAGATGGTCAAGTTTGCCAAGGACGGCTCCACGGTGCTGACCGCCGCGCTGAAGCTGGCTCGCGCCTACACCGGCCGTGACCTGGTGGCCATCTGCAGCAACAGCCCCTTCTTCTCGTACAACGACTGGTTCATCGGCACCACTGCCATGGACGGCGGCGTCTCGCGCGTTGAAGTCGAACTCACCGTCAAGTTCAACTACAACGACATCGACAGCCTGCAGAAGCTCTTCGAGCAATACCCGAACCGCATCGCCATGGTGCTGCTGGAGCCGGCTCGTACCGAAGAGCCCAAGGACGGCTTCCTGCAGAAGGTCATCGACCTGGCCCACCGCAATGGCGCCCTGGTCACGCTGGACGAGACCATCAGCGGCTTCCGCTTCCATCAGGGCGGGGCCCAGACGCTGTATGGCGTCACGCCCGACATGTCGTGCTTCGGCAAGGCGCTGGCCAACGGCTTCTCGCTGTCGGCACTTACCGGCAAGCGCGAAGTGATGGAACTGGGCGGCCTCTTCCACGACAAGGAGCGCGTCTTCCTGCTGTCCACCACCCACGGTGCCGAAGGCCCCAGCTTGGCGGCTGCCATCGAGACCATGCGCATCTACCGTGATGAGCCGGTCATCGAGCACCTCTACCACGTGGGCGAGCGCCTGCGCGCCGGCATCGAGCAGGTCACGGCAGACCTGGGCGTCAGCGAATACCTGTCGGTGGCCGGCCGGGGATGCAACCTGCTCTATTCCACGCACGACCACGAGCACAAGCCTTCGCAGCCGTTCCGCACCCTGTTCATGCAGGAACTCATCCGCTGGGGCGTGCTGGCGCCCAGCTTCATCGTCAGCTACTCGCACAGCGAGGCGGACATCGACTACACCATCGAGGCCTTCAGCCGGGCCGCCAAGGTCTACAAGAAGGCCCTGGAAGCCGGCAGCACCGATGGCCTGCTCATCGGCGCACCCACCAAGGTGGTCTACCGCCGCTACAACTGA
- a CDS encoding DUF4910 domain-containing protein has product MQRPARHPGIPSPSQIAIPVTMTQAIVVESAAALARQAEGQGAAMHAFCTQLYPMLRSITGQGVRDTLAAIAQHIPLTVTEVPTGTKIFDWEVPAEWQVRGAWIKGPDGKKIVDIAEHNLHLVNYSAPFRGTLSLEELRPHLFSLPDRPDWIPYRTQYFKRDWGFCLTDRQLQSLPPGNYEVCVDTDLVQGSLTFGECVLPGESAEEVLVSTHVCHPSLANDNLSGISTATWLAKTLAALPKRRYTYRFVFIPATIGAIAWLSQRQDVTKHVAHGVVISGVGDAGDYHYKRSRRGDAEIDRIMALVLAESREKHHLLPFMPYGYDERQFCSPGFNLPMGCFSRSTYGSYPQYHTSADNLDFIRPEHLERSLGLLLAAFGIVERNLSFNNLSPFGEPQLGRRGLYSLIGGHNEGQKLQLALLWVLNQSDGSKSLLDIAEMAGLPFDLVHQAAEALLHNQLLEVVVR; this is encoded by the coding sequence ATGCAAAGGCCTGCCCGCCACCCGGGCATCCCGTCCCCTTCCCAGATTGCCATCCCCGTCACCATGACCCAAGCCATCGTCGTCGAATCGGCCGCTGCCCTGGCCCGCCAGGCCGAAGGGCAGGGCGCTGCCATGCACGCCTTCTGCACGCAGCTCTACCCCATGCTGCGCAGCATCACCGGGCAGGGCGTGCGTGACACGCTGGCCGCCATCGCGCAGCACATCCCGCTCACCGTGACCGAAGTGCCCACCGGCACGAAGATCTTCGACTGGGAAGTGCCGGCCGAGTGGCAGGTGCGGGGCGCCTGGATCAAGGGGCCGGACGGGAAGAAGATCGTCGACATCGCCGAGCACAACCTGCACCTGGTCAACTACAGCGCCCCGTTCCGGGGCACGCTGTCGCTGGAAGAGCTGCGCCCGCACCTCTTCTCGCTGCCCGACCGGCCGGACTGGATCCCCTACCGCACGCAGTACTTCAAGCGGGACTGGGGCTTCTGCCTGACCGATCGCCAGCTGCAGTCGCTCCCGCCGGGCAACTACGAAGTGTGCGTGGACACTGACCTGGTGCAGGGCTCGCTCACCTTCGGTGAATGCGTGCTGCCCGGCGAGAGCGCCGAGGAAGTGCTCGTCTCCACCCACGTCTGTCACCCCTCGCTGGCCAACGACAACCTGTCGGGCATCTCGACCGCCACCTGGCTGGCGAAGACGCTGGCCGCACTGCCCAAGCGCCGCTACACCTATCGCTTCGTGTTCATTCCGGCCACCATCGGCGCCATTGCCTGGCTGTCGCAGCGGCAGGACGTGACGAAGCACGTGGCGCATGGCGTGGTCATCTCCGGCGTGGGCGATGCCGGCGACTACCACTACAAGCGCAGCCGCCGGGGCGATGCCGAGATCGACCGCATCATGGCGCTGGTGCTGGCCGAAAGCCGCGAAAAGCACCACCTGCTGCCCTTCATGCCCTACGGCTATGACGAGCGGCAGTTCTGCTCGCCTGGCTTCAACCTGCCCATGGGGTGCTTCTCGCGTTCCACCTACGGCAGCTACCCGCAGTACCACACCTCGGCCGACAACCTGGACTTCATCCGCCCCGAGCACCTGGAGCGATCGCTGGGCCTGCTGCTGGCGGCGTTCGGCATCGTCGAGCGCAACCTCAGCTTCAACAACCTCAGCCCCTTCGGTGAGCCCCAGCTGGGTCGACGTGGCCTGTACTCGCTCATCGGCGGCCACAATGAAGGGCAGAAACTGCAGCTGGCGCTTCTGTGGGTGCTGAACCAGTCCGATGGCAGCAAGAGCCTTCTGGACATCGCCGAGATGGCCGGACTGCCCTTCGATCTGGTCCATCAGGCCGCCGAAGCGCTTCTGCACAACCAGCTGCTGGAAGTCGTTGTAAGGTAG
- a CDS encoding class I SAM-dependent methyltransferase has product MSATQTSSVADRKDLAALAATHAKCRFCGTQLRHTVANLGMSPMANAIRKPEDLNKMEPFFPLHAYVCSNCFLVQLEEFQSGEAIFSDYAYFSSYVQAMLDHGKRYADDMTERFKLGAHSKVVEIAANDGYLLRWFLPKGVPVLGVEPAANVAEEGRKLGIPMEVMFFGRESARKLRDMGHAADLMAANNVVAHVPDLNDFVAGFSILLKPQGVATFEFHHVLNLLQKNQFDNIYHEHFCYHSFLTFSRILAHHGLSVFDVEEIPNHGGSLRVYCQPAKTGNQPVSPRVAEMEARERAAGLDTLEPYLALEERIRASKRSLLRFVLDAHQQGKRIAAYGAPAKAATLLNYAGVRSDYIEYTVDRNPHKQNHFLPGTQIPIYGPERILETKPDYLVILAWNLKDEVMKQMSAIREWGGRFVILVPEVQIYD; this is encoded by the coding sequence ATGTCTGCAACCCAAACCTCTTCCGTTGCCGATCGCAAGGATCTGGCCGCTCTGGCCGCCACCCACGCCAAGTGCCGTTTCTGCGGTACCCAGCTGCGTCACACCGTGGCCAACCTGGGCATGTCGCCCATGGCCAATGCCATCCGCAAGCCGGAAGACCTCAACAAGATGGAGCCGTTCTTCCCGCTGCATGCCTATGTCTGCAGCAACTGCTTCCTGGTGCAGCTGGAGGAGTTCCAGAGCGGTGAAGCCATCTTCTCGGACTACGCCTACTTCTCGTCCTATGTGCAGGCCATGCTGGACCACGGCAAGCGCTACGCCGACGACATGACCGAGCGCTTCAAGCTGGGCGCCCACAGCAAGGTGGTCGAGATCGCCGCCAACGACGGCTACCTGCTGCGCTGGTTCCTGCCCAAGGGCGTGCCCGTGCTGGGCGTGGAGCCTGCCGCCAACGTGGCCGAGGAAGGCCGCAAGCTGGGCATCCCCATGGAGGTGATGTTCTTTGGTCGTGAAAGCGCCCGCAAGCTGCGCGACATGGGCCATGCCGCCGACCTGATGGCCGCCAACAACGTGGTGGCCCACGTGCCCGACCTGAACGACTTCGTGGCGGGCTTCTCCATCCTGCTCAAGCCGCAGGGCGTGGCCACGTTCGAGTTCCACCACGTGCTGAACCTGCTGCAGAAGAACCAGTTCGACAACATCTACCACGAGCACTTCTGCTACCACTCCTTCCTCACCTTCAGCCGCATCCTGGCCCACCACGGCCTGTCGGTCTTCGATGTGGAAGAGATCCCCAACCACGGTGGCTCGCTGCGGGTGTACTGCCAGCCTGCCAAGACCGGCAACCAGCCCGTCAGCCCGCGCGTGGCCGAGATGGAGGCCCGCGAGCGTGCCGCCGGCCTGGACACGCTGGAGCCGTACCTGGCCCTGGAAGAGCGCATCCGCGCCAGCAAGCGCAGTCTGCTGCGCTTCGTGCTGGATGCCCACCAGCAGGGCAAGCGCATTGCCGCCTACGGTGCACCCGCCAAGGCCGCCACGCTGCTCAACTATGCCGGTGTGCGTTCCGACTACATCGAGTACACGGTCGACCGCAACCCGCACAAGCAGAACCACTTCCTGCCGGGCACGCAGATCCCCATCTACGGCCCCGAGCGCATCCTTGAGACCAAGCCCGACTACCTGGTCATCCTGGCCTGGAACCTGAAGGACGAGGTGATGAAGCAGATGAGCGCCATCCGCGAATGGGGCGGCCGCTTCGTCATCCTGGTGCCCGAAGTCCAGATCTACGACTGA
- the epsE gene encoding polysaccharide export protein EpsE, producing MFLSRFKKFVLGLMALATIGLASSQAVAQTARSDYLLGPGDVLRIQVFQSQDLTVEARISESGVISYPLLGVVKLAGLSPQQAENLIATRLREGRFLQNPQVTLNVLQFRSQQVSVLGNVANPGRYPLETTGMRLSEILSVAGGVNETGSNNVLLMTTRNGRPQRLEIDLVEMFSTGDLSKDVVLQAGDTIFVNKAPNYYVYGQVQRPGQYVLDRGMTVAQAVAKGGGLTLRGTDRGIRLHRRVGDRNIQVLEPKLDDPIRPDDLIFVRESIF from the coding sequence ATGTTTCTTTCTCGCTTCAAGAAGTTCGTGCTGGGGCTGATGGCCCTGGCCACCATCGGTCTGGCATCGTCCCAGGCCGTGGCCCAGACCGCCCGCAGTGACTACCTGCTCGGGCCGGGCGACGTGCTGCGCATCCAGGTCTTCCAGTCCCAGGATCTGACCGTCGAGGCACGTATCTCCGAAAGCGGCGTCATCTCCTACCCGCTGCTGGGCGTGGTCAAGCTGGCCGGCCTGTCGCCGCAGCAGGCCGAGAACCTCATCGCCACCCGCCTGCGTGAGGGCCGCTTCCTGCAGAACCCGCAGGTCACCCTGAACGTGCTGCAGTTCCGCAGCCAGCAGGTCTCGGTGCTGGGCAACGTGGCCAACCCCGGCCGCTACCCGCTGGAGACCACCGGCATGCGCCTGTCCGAGATCCTCTCGGTGGCGGGCGGCGTCAATGAGACCGGCTCCAACAACGTGCTGCTCATGACCACCCGCAATGGCCGTCCGCAGCGTCTGGAAATCGACCTGGTCGAGATGTTCAGCACCGGCGACCTGAGCAAGGACGTGGTCCTGCAGGCCGGCGACACCATCTTCGTCAACAAGGCCCCCAACTACTACGTCTATGGCCAGGTCCAGCGTCCGGGCCAGTACGTGCTTGACCGCGGCATGACCGTGGCCCAGGCCGTGGCCAAGGGTGGTGGTCTGACCCTGCGTGGTACCGACCGTGGCATCCGCCTGCACCGTCGCGTGGGTGACCGCAACATCCAGGTGCTGGAGCCCAAGCTCGACGATCCGATCCGTCCGGACGACCTGATCTTCGTGCGCGAAAGCATCTTCTGA
- a CDS encoding outer membrane beta-barrel protein, which produces MKEIIGTQKKAARRPALRAASAAVAAIFCGLAASAAQAQAQLEVPDQDWTPNAEADVIKLTGRVGVTHDSNMLRLNNQSQAGIYSNKKAGDTYLTGAMGIEFDRLISQQRLRANAEVEGFKYKEYDDFDHVGYNVGSTLDWVVGRPLFGRAGIKLDRRQPTVQDRIYNQTTNVSGDRNNISTQNLFFNAGFRFTPAWSVIGGVDYVRSRNSLEVYKDTDYDLKSGEGGVRYAPGTGIEVDLVYRATSGEYKSAQRYGDDGSALLCNNNCRKNDYDEDSLQARVQYRPSEDSSLGGFVGYTRRDYDQGNRHFRGLTAGFDTEWAVSGAVQMRASLGRSIEPDDDAVTGSYADTWSLNFSPTIQATGKITVEPYLRFYDRRYKGDQLAAGQVERKDKIYMVGAEADYEFRRNMFLMASISREQRDSNRANLDYKANVFGVGLKVQF; this is translated from the coding sequence ATGAAAGAAATCATCGGAACACAAAAAAAAGCCGCACGGCGCCCGGCACTGCGCGCAGCCAGTGCTGCCGTGGCAGCCATCTTCTGTGGCCTGGCGGCCAGCGCTGCCCAGGCACAGGCTCAGCTGGAAGTGCCTGATCAGGACTGGACCCCCAACGCCGAGGCTGACGTCATCAAGCTCACCGGCCGCGTCGGTGTTACGCACGATAGCAATATGTTGCGTCTGAACAACCAGTCCCAGGCTGGCATCTACAGCAACAAGAAAGCAGGCGACACCTACCTCACGGGCGCCATGGGCATTGAGTTCGACCGCCTGATCAGCCAGCAGCGGCTGCGCGCCAACGCCGAGGTCGAGGGCTTCAAGTACAAGGAATACGACGATTTCGACCACGTGGGCTACAACGTCGGCTCCACGCTGGACTGGGTCGTGGGCCGTCCGCTGTTCGGCCGTGCCGGCATCAAGCTGGACCGCCGCCAGCCCACGGTGCAGGACCGTATCTACAACCAGACCACCAACGTCTCGGGTGACCGCAACAACATCAGCACCCAGAACCTGTTCTTCAACGCCGGCTTCCGCTTCACGCCGGCCTGGTCGGTCATCGGTGGCGTCGACTACGTCCGCAGCCGCAACTCGCTGGAAGTCTACAAGGACACCGACTATGACCTGAAGTCGGGCGAAGGCGGCGTGCGCTATGCCCCGGGCACCGGCATCGAGGTCGACCTGGTCTACCGTGCCACCAGCGGCGAGTACAAGTCGGCCCAGCGCTATGGTGACGACGGCTCCGCCCTGCTGTGCAACAACAACTGCCGCAAGAACGACTACGACGAGGACTCGCTGCAGGCCCGCGTCCAGTATCGTCCCAGCGAGGACAGCAGCCTGGGCGGCTTCGTCGGCTACACCCGTCGTGACTACGACCAGGGCAACCGCCACTTCCGTGGCCTGACCGCCGGCTTCGACACCGAGTGGGCCGTCAGCGGTGCAGTGCAGATGCGCGCCTCGCTGGGTCGCTCCATCGAGCCGGATGACGACGCCGTGACCGGCTCCTACGCCGACACCTGGTCGCTGAACTTCAGCCCGACCATCCAGGCCACCGGCAAGATCACCGTCGAGCCGTACCTGCGCTTCTACGACCGTCGCTACAAGGGTGACCAGCTGGCTGCCGGCCAGGTCGAGCGCAAGGACAAGATCTACATGGTCGGTGCCGAGGCTGACTACGAGTTCCGTCGCAACATGTTCCTGATGGCCAGCATCTCCCGTGAGCAGCGCGACTCCAACCGTGCCAACCTCGACTACAAGGCCAACGTCTTCGGCGTCGGCCTGAAGGTTCAGTTCTGA